In Haloimpatiens massiliensis, the following are encoded in one genomic region:
- a CDS encoding minor capsid protein, with the protein MLKEKILEIKKEAIEKANAEAEEAKQRHKRLKGVFLLLLMDYFENYSKDGRFSVNRFQRKAILSEVEQKVIKETKALAQEELQIDENVLDDIVKNAYEKHVDVIGGDKNILLNPVFTHEIIFKDYRGDSFENRILNNKRKLAGKLYSAFDKVLLNNSTLGEASEIIKEVFDKSDYESYRLLMNEQGRVFDAVQTKIFIDEATIEKVMWASALCPNTCPYCEMMDGSVFEVNDPNKPEIPVHVLCQCCWIPV; encoded by the coding sequence ATGTTGAAGGAAAAGATACTAGAAATTAAAAAAGAAGCAATAGAAAAAGCAAATGCTGAAGCTGAGGAAGCTAAACAAAGACATAAACGATTGAAAGGAGTGTTTCTTCTATTATTAATGGATTATTTTGAGAACTATTCTAAAGATGGAAGGTTCTCAGTTAATAGATTTCAAAGGAAAGCAATATTGAGTGAAGTAGAACAGAAGGTTATAAAGGAAACAAAAGCATTAGCACAAGAAGAATTGCAAATCGATGAAAATGTTTTAGACGATATTGTAAAAAATGCTTATGAGAAACACGTTGATGTGATTGGAGGTGATAAAAATATATTATTAAATCCAGTATTCACTCATGAAATAATATTTAAGGATTATAGGGGAGATAGCTTTGAAAATAGAATTTTAAATAATAAGAGAAAACTTGCTGGCAAGCTATATTCAGCATTTGATAAGGTACTACTTAATAATTCTACTTTGGGAGAAGCATCTGAAATAATCAAAGAAGTATTTGATAAATCAGATTATGAAAGCTATAGATTATTAATGAATGAACAAGGAAGAGTTTTTGATGCAGTACAAACTAAAATATTTATTGATGAAGCAACCATTGAAAAAGTTATGTGGGCATCAGCTTTATGTCCAAATACCTGTCCTTATTGTGAGATGATGGATGGAAGTGTATTTGAAGTTAATGATCCAAATAAACCAGAAATACCAGTTCATGTATTATGTCAGTGTTGCTGGATTCCAGTGTAA
- a CDS encoding DUF4355 domain-containing protein, which produces MQFEEVKNFIEENKETEEVKSYLQELNPLTVEGVKGFIESDANAKSWIDSVKDKHLSKGLETWKTNNLEKMIDEEVKKRFPEKDEKDIEVEKLRAEVEKMQFEKQREVLTNKAIKIANEKHLPINLVDFFIAENEEVTEKNLSVLESVFSQSVQIEVEKRLKGDGYTPPKGEKKSNITLDAIKTMSQKEINENWNSVKELLKNKK; this is translated from the coding sequence ATGCAATTTGAAGAAGTAAAAAATTTTATTGAAGAAAACAAGGAAACAGAGGAAGTGAAATCATATCTTCAGGAGTTAAATCCATTGACTGTTGAAGGTGTGAAAGGTTTTATTGAATCAGATGCGAATGCTAAAAGCTGGATTGATTCAGTTAAGGATAAGCATTTATCAAAAGGACTTGAAACATGGAAAACTAATAATCTTGAAAAGATGATTGATGAAGAAGTAAAGAAGAGGTTTCCAGAGAAGGATGAAAAGGATATAGAAGTTGAAAAACTTAGAGCAGAAGTAGAAAAAATGCAGTTTGAAAAGCAAAGAGAAGTTCTTACAAATAAAGCCATCAAAATAGCTAATGAAAAGCATCTACCAATTAATTTGGTGGATTTTTTTATTGCTGAAAATGAAGAGGTTACAGAGAAGAATCTATCTGTGCTTGAATCAGTATTTAGTCAATCGGTTCAAATTGAAGTTGAGAAACGATTGAAAGGTGACGGCTATACACCACCAAAAGGTGAAAAGAAATCAAACATTACATTAGATGCTATCAAAACTATGTCACAAAAAGAAATCAATGAAAATTGGAACAGTGTAAAAGAACTATTAAAAAACAAAAAATAG
- a CDS encoding P22 phage major capsid protein family protein, whose translation MSVQNFIPTIWSARLNEGFKRNLVYGNCVNTDYEGEIEGQGSSVKINSIGAVTIGDYDKSTGIGKPEELTSEQRTLLIDQAKYFNFQVDDIDKAQANVDLLEEGIKEAAFGLANTADRYIAGFYTEVKAGNTIGDDTTPIVPTKSDAYDYLVDLGVILDESDVPEDNRFAVVPAWFYGLLVKDPRFTKEMDVMRTGFVGNIDNMAVYKSNNVPNTTGTKYKIIAGHKSAISFAGQVDSVEAYRPESQFSDAIKGLQVYGAKCVKPEGIAVLTANKA comes from the coding sequence ATGTCAGTACAAAATTTTATACCAACAATATGGTCAGCGAGATTAAATGAAGGATTTAAAAGAAATTTAGTTTATGGAAATTGTGTCAATACAGACTATGAAGGAGAAATAGAAGGACAAGGTTCAAGTGTCAAAATCAATTCTATAGGAGCTGTGACTATAGGTGATTATGATAAATCTACAGGCATTGGGAAACCAGAGGAGCTTACATCAGAGCAAAGAACACTTCTTATAGACCAAGCAAAATACTTTAATTTTCAGGTAGATGATATTGACAAAGCTCAGGCGAATGTAGACTTGCTGGAAGAGGGAATTAAGGAAGCTGCATTTGGACTTGCTAATACTGCTGATAGATATATTGCAGGGTTTTATACAGAAGTAAAGGCTGGAAATACAATTGGAGATGATACAACTCCTATAGTTCCAACTAAAAGTGATGCTTATGATTATCTAGTAGATTTAGGTGTAATTCTTGATGAAAGCGATGTTCCAGAAGACAATAGATTTGCTGTTGTTCCTGCTTGGTTCTATGGACTTTTAGTAAAAGATCCAAGGTTTACAAAGGAAATGGATGTGATGAGAACAGGATTTGTGGGCAATATTGATAATATGGCAGTTTATAAATCCAATAATGTTCCAAATACTACAGGAACAAAATATAAGATTATAGCAGGTCATAAGAGTGCAATTTCATTTGCAGGTCAAGTAGATTCAGTAGAGGCTTATAGACCAGAATCTCAATTTAGTGATGCGATTAAAGGTCTTCAAGTTTATGGTGCTAAATGTGTCAAACCTGAAGGGATTGCAGTTCTTACAGCTAATAAAGCATAG
- a CDS encoding phage head-tail connector protein has translation MDSLILMKELLEMDEGDTSKDSILNHFLKKSKQIILAYCNVTELSEKYDATIVDFAIYLYKNRNDTGVIKKTEGERSVSFEIGIPENIRTALPLPKIKVGGY, from the coding sequence ATGGATAGCTTAATATTAATGAAAGAACTTTTAGAAATGGATGAAGGGGATACTTCGAAAGATAGTATTCTTAATCATTTTCTTAAGAAATCAAAACAGATTATATTGGCATATTGCAATGTTACAGAGTTATCAGAGAAATACGATGCAACTATTGTTGACTTTGCAATTTATCTATATAAGAACAGAAATGATACAGGAGTAATCAAGAAAACAGAAGGAGAAAGAAGTGTTAGCTTTGAGATTGGAATTCCTGAAAATATTAGAACTGCTTTGCCACTACCTAAAATAAAGGTGGGTGGCTATTAA
- a CDS encoding Ig-like domain-containing protein, with protein MKKIDDYLEFLLQEKGEEVQHKEQLKKALITGARDKISFYDDKFIRTDFEIRTGETIEYQGSKWIIISEIDKSKFSYRARMRKSNYRIKMVIDEVLCELDTIIVGISFGIEEGKYMNFEDGKIEVTIPSDDISNKIDADMRFIKMDKAWNVVGVDKSRIGLNILHCEKDLFGSNDDRENEIADKDKIAIWEIKINEENRQVALDKDFIFTATVKKNGEEDTSQIVAWESSDDSIAFINNGIVDGLALGNVIISVFIQDKPSIKTSIQLEVVESLPDIITYKMWSSYTDGSGKSYEDFSIQFNKKYYGVEKYINGIIADENDTYIFTLDPNGVPTSKYGFRVIDGYKCEIEHKEYHYPEKLKLSAESNESGEIIEVLIELKSLW; from the coding sequence TTGAAAAAGATTGATGATTATTTAGAATTTCTACTTCAAGAAAAAGGAGAAGAGGTTCAACATAAAGAACAGCTTAAAAAAGCTTTGATTACGGGTGCAAGAGATAAGATTAGTTTTTATGATGATAAATTTATAAGAACTGATTTTGAAATTCGGACAGGAGAAACGATTGAGTATCAAGGAAGCAAATGGATTATAATAAGTGAAATTGATAAAAGTAAATTTTCCTACAGAGCAAGGATGAGAAAGAGTAATTATAGAATAAAGATGGTTATAGATGAAGTGCTGTGTGAGTTGGATACTATTATTGTAGGCATTAGTTTTGGGATAGAAGAAGGAAAATATATGAATTTTGAAGATGGGAAAATAGAAGTAACTATTCCATCTGATGATATTTCAAATAAAATTGATGCAGATATGAGATTTATAAAAATGGATAAAGCATGGAACGTTGTGGGAGTTGATAAAAGTAGAATAGGTCTCAATATCCTCCATTGTGAAAAGGATTTATTTGGCTCTAATGATGACAGAGAAAATGAAATTGCTGATAAGGATAAAATTGCTATATGGGAAATTAAAATTAATGAAGAAAATAGACAAGTAGCTTTGGACAAGGATTTTATATTTACTGCTACAGTGAAGAAAAATGGAGAAGAGGATACAAGTCAGATAGTGGCATGGGAATCTTCGGATGATTCTATTGCTTTTATTAATAATGGTATTGTTGATGGACTCGCTTTAGGGAATGTCATTATATCGGTATTTATTCAAGATAAACCAAGTATAAAAACTAGTATTCAATTGGAAGTAGTTGAGAGCTTGCCAGATATAATAACCTATAAAATGTGGAGTTCCTATACAGATGGCAGTGGTAAAAGCTATGAGGATTTTTCAATTCAATTTAACAAAAAATATTACGGTGTAGAGAAGTATATTAATGGAATTATTGCAGATGAAAATGATACTTATATATTTACTCTTGATCCTAATGGTGTACCGACTTCCAAATATGGATTTAGGGTTATTGATGGATATAAATGTGAGATAGAACATAAGGAATATCATTATCCTGAAAAACTAAAGTTAAGTGCTGAAAGTAATGAAAGTGGAGAAATAATAGAAGTGTTAATAGAACTTAAAAGTTTATGGTAA
- a CDS encoding SHOCT domain-containing protein, with translation MVEMKSNSNVEYLMSVHLLKKLKANHMISDEEFDAIDKENRRVFLKAESLKIA, from the coding sequence ATGGTAGAAATGAAATCAAATAGCAATGTAGAATATTTGATGAGTGTACATTTGTTAAAAAAATTAAAAGCAAATCATATGATTTCAGATGAGGAATTTGATGCGATAGATAAAGAAAATAGAAGAGTATTTTTAAAGGCTGAAAGCCTTAAAATTGCTTGA
- a CDS encoding recombinase family protein — translation MAKNVQVIEPIKKFDNTKKDDNTVKKKVCAYCRVSTDSGEQMESYNAQVDEYTKIIKENPAWEFVNVYADAGISGTNIKNRLAFNRMIKDCYEGKIDMIITKSISRFARNTVDCLNHVRMLRNQGIEVFFEKENIYTFDPKVELLLTMMSSIAQEESRNISENSKWGIKKRFKDGVAICNTNRLLGYDKDDEGNLIINEKQAKIVRRIYKEYLDGKGYGSIARGLTADGIITVAGGKTWYGSTVSKILSNEKYKGDLLLQKTVTIDYLSHKRVKNNNLEPQYMIEDNHEAIISKEIWKQVQLEKKRRYSLTCGNDPKDRSKYTNKYAFSSKLYCDKCGRTLKRRKWNAGTKSEKIMWQCNNYIKGIENCDSKAVSDTILKETFVKVYNDMLKDKGSFIKNFMKNIEKILAGNKNIDKINSVVKQISELEQDLKGLIQLQIKGKIDEKYYDEEYTRIKIEIDKLNDERVKFEEEHIKEVDYKQRLKAMMKILDSSDELLTEFDDEIFKAVVKTVIIKAPDHFVFILENGLEYEGKSYGSKQHAAHVETVVSLTKRIVATH, via the coding sequence ATGGCAAAGAATGTTCAAGTAATAGAACCAATTAAGAAATTTGATAATACAAAAAAAGATGATAATACTGTTAAGAAAAAGGTCTGTGCTTACTGTAGAGTAAGTACGGACTCAGGGGAACAGATGGAAAGTTACAATGCTCAAGTAGATGAATATACAAAAATCATAAAAGAAAATCCAGCATGGGAATTTGTTAATGTATATGCTGATGCAGGAATAAGTGGTACAAACATAAAAAATAGATTAGCTTTCAATAGAATGATTAAAGATTGCTATGAGGGTAAAATAGATATGATTATAACAAAATCTATTTCCAGATTTGCCAGAAACACAGTTGATTGCTTAAACCATGTAAGGATGCTAAGGAATCAAGGCATAGAAGTATTTTTTGAAAAAGAAAACATATATACCTTTGACCCTAAAGTAGAATTGCTTCTTACTATGATGAGTTCAATTGCTCAAGAGGAAAGCAGAAATATTTCTGAAAACTCCAAGTGGGGGATAAAAAAGCGATTTAAGGATGGTGTGGCAATTTGTAATACCAATCGATTATTAGGATATGACAAGGATGATGAAGGAAATTTAATTATCAATGAAAAACAAGCAAAAATCGTAAGAAGGATTTATAAAGAGTATTTAGATGGCAAGGGATATGGTTCTATCGCTAGAGGATTAACTGCTGATGGAATTATAACTGTAGCTGGAGGCAAAACATGGTATGGTTCTACAGTTAGTAAAATATTGAGTAATGAAAAATACAAAGGAGACCTGCTCTTACAAAAAACGGTTACTATAGATTATCTATCGCATAAGAGAGTAAAGAATAATAATCTTGAGCCACAGTATATGATAGAAGACAATCATGAAGCGATTATTTCAAAAGAAATATGGAAACAAGTACAGCTAGAGAAGAAAAGAAGATACTCGCTAACGTGTGGTAATGATCCTAAAGATAGAAGTAAGTATACCAATAAATATGCTTTTTCAAGTAAGCTGTATTGTGATAAATGTGGAAGAACTTTAAAAAGAAGAAAATGGAATGCAGGAACTAAATCTGAAAAGATTATGTGGCAGTGCAACAATTATATAAAGGGTATTGAGAACTGTGATTCAAAAGCAGTAAGCGATACAATATTAAAGGAAACCTTTGTCAAAGTGTATAATGATATGCTTAAAGACAAAGGTTCTTTTATTAAAAACTTTATGAAGAATATCGAAAAAATATTGGCTGGAAATAAGAATATAGATAAAATAAATAGTGTGGTAAAGCAAATATCTGAACTGGAGCAAGACTTAAAAGGATTGATACAATTACAAATAAAGGGTAAAATAGATGAGAAGTACTATGATGAAGAGTACACAAGGATAAAAATTGAAATAGATAAATTGAATGACGAAAGAGTAAAGTTTGAAGAAGAACACATCAAAGAAGTTGATTATAAACAAAGGCTAAAAGCCATGATGAAAATATTAGATAGTAGTGATGAGCTGCTAACTGAATTCGATGATGAAATATTTAAGGCAGTAGTAAAGACGGTAATTATAAAAGCTCCAGACCATTTTGTATTCATACTTGAGAATGGTTTGGAGTATGAAGGGAAATCTTATGGTAGTAAACAACACGCAGCGCACGTGGAAACTGTGGTTAGCCTAACTAAGAGAATTGTAGCCACCCACTAA
- a CDS encoding IS701 family transposase produces the protein MSTENNIPYNKEINNFIIKLGLSLYLTLPQLKHVCEFIFAAVGRGYDGKVIHIAESCYQSTYRTSIGQFLSKSPWNEDYILRALQKFAVNKIWQLSRDTGKPIYVIIDDTICKKTKPSSRAKNPIEKCQFHQSHLENKKVYGHQVVGALLQCGDVTIPYQLTLYDKTKVDKDNKKFTKINIAVNIISSLPEPPIQGFVLGDSWYSAEIIIKTAKAKGFEYIGALKTNRIIYPKCSRMNHKINGFAKTINKEDFHLVTVNKHSYYVYRYEGKINGFKNVVILISYPKEALYNEKALKSFISTDINLTTEEILFQYRERWTIEVFFRQNKMELGFDNYQVRGEKAIKRFWILTQLTYLYCTCCISTDCSKFGEGLKIARKQSQQEVIAWVYSQYKKGVSLNAIFDTLKLSHNKCA, from the coding sequence ATGTCTACAGAAAATAATATACCATATAATAAAGAGATTAACAATTTCATAATTAAACTTGGATTATCATTATATTTAACACTGCCTCAATTAAAACATGTTTGTGAATTTATCTTTGCAGCCGTAGGTCGTGGGTATGATGGCAAAGTTATTCATATAGCTGAAAGTTGCTATCAGAGTACTTATAGAACATCCATAGGTCAATTTTTATCCAAAAGCCCATGGAATGAAGATTATATTTTGAGAGCATTACAAAAGTTCGCAGTTAATAAAATTTGGCAGTTATCTCGTGATACAGGAAAGCCTATTTATGTGATTATTGATGATACTATCTGTAAGAAGACAAAGCCTTCGTCACGGGCTAAAAATCCTATAGAAAAGTGTCAATTTCATCAATCACATTTAGAAAATAAAAAAGTCTATGGACACCAAGTTGTAGGTGCTTTACTACAATGTGGCGATGTTACAATTCCTTATCAGCTAACGCTTTATGATAAGACTAAAGTCGATAAAGACAATAAAAAATTTACTAAGATTAATATTGCTGTAAATATAATATCTTCATTACCCGAACCACCTATTCAAGGTTTCGTCTTAGGGGATAGTTGGTATAGTGCTGAAATAATTATAAAAACAGCAAAGGCAAAAGGCTTTGAATATATAGGAGCGTTAAAAACTAATAGAATTATATACCCAAAGTGCTCGCGCATGAATCATAAAATTAATGGTTTTGCCAAAACTATAAACAAGGAAGACTTTCACCTCGTAACAGTGAATAAGCACTCTTACTATGTTTATAGATATGAGGGCAAAATCAATGGTTTTAAAAATGTTGTAATTCTTATTAGTTATCCTAAAGAAGCTCTCTATAATGAAAAAGCATTAAAATCTTTTATATCAACAGATATAAATCTCACAACAGAAGAAATACTTTTTCAATACCGTGAACGTTGGACAATTGAAGTATTTTTCCGTCAAAATAAGATGGAATTAGGTTTTGATAATTATCAAGTTCGTGGTGAAAAAGCCATAAAGAGATTTTGGATTTTAACTCAATTGACTTATCTTTATTGTACTTGTTGCATAAGCACAGATTGTTCTAAATTTGGAGAAGGTTTAAAAATAGCTCGTAAACAATCCCAACAAGAAGTAATTGCTTGGGTATATTCTCAATATAAAAAAGGAGTTAGTTTAAATGCTATTTTTGATACTCTTAAATTATCACACAATAAGTGTGCTTAA